DNA from Triticum aestivum cultivar Chinese Spring unplaced genomic scaffold, IWGSC CS RefSeq v2.1 scaffold205238, whole genome shotgun sequence:
AGAGGAAGCGGAAGCACAGCGCGGATCGAACGCGTCGTCTGATACCATATTAGACAAACTAGGGTTTGAACAATACTTGATACCCTAAGCGGGTACGGCTGTTATGTATATATAGGAGAGAACGTACAGGTACAGGTATTGTGTTACAACACGTATATATACAATATACCTAGTCTAACACATACATACTTATGTTTGCAGACACTTGACATTAGCCAATCCAAGGGCGTGAGCGTGAAGCAGCTGACGCTGCTCGACAGCAAGGAATTCCACATGTCCATCTTCGACTGCAGCGGTGTGACGGTCCAAGGCGTCCGGATCATCGCGCCGTCTAACAGCCCCAACACCGACGGCATCCAGGTCAGCCACTCCCGGCACGTGAGCATCCTCAACACCACCATCGGCACCGGCGACGACTGCATCTCCTTGGGGCCCGGCACCTCGGACATGCTCATCAGGGACATCAAGTGCGGTCCGGGCCACGGCATCAGGTGCCACCTTCAGTTGCCAGTTCATCATACATTATATTTTGTTTGCTTGTGATTTGCGCAGCGTTTGATAGATAGCATTGGTTTTGTGTTTGCGTtggatggacggtggcagcatcgGGAGCCTGGGATGGCAGGACGGTGAGGAGGGGGTGAGAAACCTGACCGTGGACAGGGCGGTGCTGAAGGGCACGACCAACGACCTGCGGATCAAGACGTGGGCGATGCCCAACTCCGGCTTCGTCAAGAACGTCTCCTTCTCGCGGGTCACCATGAACCGCGTGGCCAACCCCATCCTCGTCGACCAGAACTACTGCTCCCGCAAGGGCGACTGCCCGGGCAATGTACGTCTCCTTCCTACATGCATGCAACTACACGTGATCGATCGACTATATCATGAGCTGTGTTGTTGTGTGTCCCTGCAGAGCTCGGGGGTGCAGATCAGCGACCTGTCGTACACGGACATCAAGGGCTCGTCGGCGACGCCCGTGGCGGTGAAGTTCAACTGCAGCGGCACCAACCCCTGCAGCGGGATCAAGCTCAGGAACATTAGGCTGAGGTACCGGCACCAGCGGCCGGCGCAGGCCAAGTGCCAAAACGCCGGCGGGTCCGCGTCCGGAGAGGTCACACCGCCGAGCTGCTTCTGACCATCGGAGTTCTCTTAGCTTGACTGGTTCGTGTACTCGGCAGTTGTGTAAGATAGAAAAAACATGATCGTGTGATCATTGCTTGGTGGATCGCAAAGCGACCCTTACATGTAGCCCAGGCTAGTAGTTTTAGCGGATTTACTGATTCTCAATTGACCGAGACATAGTTAAACCAGAATGAACGTCataaattttgcatggttgttcttgttgatttttttgagattttttatttgtttttcgaGATGGCGAATCTTGGTGTAAAATCTGATGGTTCTAATTTGTGAGCGTATATGTTTACGGGAGCCCGGAATTCAAAATAACTTACCCTGCATGCGTGGCGTGTTGTGCCGTTTGGCGTAAAGCGTGTTGACAAATTTAAATCAAGTGGCCTCACTTCTCTCTCCACTCTAGAACTCTCTCAAGAACAGAAAAGCTTTAACTCTCTATTCCCGATATTGAGAGGGGGCCTATATAATCTTTGCCGACAGACTCCTCAACTTGCTAACTATGTCAAACAACAGTTATTTTTTGCCGACAGTATATCttagagaaaagtata
Protein-coding regions in this window:
- the LOC123176707 gene encoding polygalacturonase-like: TLDISQSKGVSVKQLTLLDSKEFHMSIFDCSGVTVQGVRIIAPSNSPNTDGIQVSHSRHVSILNTTIGTGDDCISLGPGTSDMLIRDIKCGPGHGISIGSLGWQDGEEGVRNLTVDRAVLKGTTNDLRIKTWAMPNSGFVKNVSFSRVTMNRVANPILVDQNYCSRKGDCPGNSSGVQISDLSYTDIKGSSATPVAVKFNCSGTNPCSGIKLRNIRLRYRHQRPAQAKCQNAGGSASGEVTPPSCF